A stretch of the Desulfovibrio legallii genome encodes the following:
- a CDS encoding cytidylyltransferase domain-containing protein, with product MSANRPHGKVVAIVQARLGSSRLPLKSLLCLRDLPLIDWVVRRLQRAARLDGLVVAVPDTPLDRVLLEHLQRRGVPCLAGPEQDVLARFCLAARQADAGLVVRVCADNPLIWGEAVDRLVDFYRAGPWDYAYNHIPRNNLWPDGLGAEILSRDLLDELDAKARQPSQREHCLNYLWDTAANYRLGTFNPQEPWLQRPDLKLDVDKPEDFQRLALLPLHPDMDARAIVAACDGGK from the coding sequence ATGTCCGCCAACCGCCCCCACGGCAAGGTCGTCGCCATTGTCCAGGCCCGGCTGGGCTCCAGCCGCCTGCCCCTCAAATCTCTGCTCTGCCTGCGCGACCTGCCCCTTATTGATTGGGTTGTCCGCCGCCTGCAGCGCGCCGCCCGCCTGGACGGTCTGGTGGTGGCCGTGCCCGATACCCCCCTGGACCGCGTCCTGCTGGAGCACCTGCAGCGCCGGGGGGTGCCCTGCCTGGCCGGACCGGAGCAGGATGTGCTGGCCCGCTTCTGCCTCGCTGCCCGCCAGGCCGACGCCGGTCTGGTGGTGCGCGTCTGCGCGGATAACCCCCTCATCTGGGGCGAGGCCGTGGACCGCCTGGTGGACTTCTACCGCGCAGGCCCCTGGGACTACGCCTATAACCACATTCCGCGCAACAACCTCTGGCCCGACGGCCTGGGGGCGGAGATCCTCTCCCGCGACCTGCTGGACGAACTGGACGCCAAGGCCCGCCAGCCCTCCCAGCGCGAACACTGCCTGAACTACCTGTGGGATACTGCCGCCAACTACCGCCTCGGCACCTTCAACCCCCAGGAACCCTGGCTGCAACGCCCGGACCTGAAACTGGACGTGGACAAGCCCGAAGACTTTCAGCGCCTGGCCCTGCTGCCCCTGCACCCCGACATGGACGCCCGCGCCATCGTGGCCGCCTGCGACGGAGGAAAGTGA
- a CDS encoding cytidine 5'-phosphate N-acetylneuraminic acid synthetase — MKERCIVIPAIKKNAVIPDQLVKKLAGVTLVERAINTARGVLPGADIVVLTDSQEISLICERAGVGFRWNKDLRFTSLNIVAEMRGLLEELAASYEHAIILRASCPLITWVDVEDAWKKYCRSGADSLVTVKAVRQRLWNVRGEGLESLLSEDADRKGEQTLVVESRALIVLRLAPLREGAAQAPLRYGQGRIVPYFLNDRGIEIQGYQDWWICERLLQRRHVVFVVAGWPAIGMGHVFRALMLAHEITSHKITFVCTRESELAVENIARRDYKIVRQGPEELAETVLRLCPDLVVNDILNTTTAYMARLTTAGARCVNFEDEGPGAGWARLVVNALYEDQPGAQGLRCGPAYFCLRDEFLAAARNPFRPQVKTVLITFGGTDQNDCSRRVLDVIEPICRAYGITIRLVAGPGYAHKEAMEAHLAALANPLVEFTWATNVMSRMMEGADLAICSAGRTVYELAHMCVPGMVLAHHEREARHTFARPRNGFAFLGLMDRVSDAKIRNVFLAMLKAPRRQRFWNRQNALDFTANKARVVRLMLDLLAEAPAAAPAPAPQPRG, encoded by the coding sequence GTGAAAGAACGCTGCATCGTCATCCCGGCCATCAAAAAGAACGCCGTCATCCCCGATCAGCTGGTCAAGAAGCTGGCAGGCGTCACCCTGGTGGAGCGGGCCATCAATACGGCGCGCGGCGTGCTGCCCGGCGCGGACATTGTCGTGCTTACCGACAGCCAGGAAATTTCCCTCATCTGCGAGCGCGCGGGCGTGGGCTTTCGCTGGAACAAAGACCTGCGCTTCACCAGCCTGAACATCGTGGCTGAGATGCGCGGCCTGCTGGAAGAGCTGGCCGCAAGCTACGAACACGCCATTATTCTGCGGGCCTCCTGCCCTTTGATCACCTGGGTGGATGTGGAGGACGCCTGGAAAAAATACTGCCGGAGCGGGGCGGACAGCCTGGTTACGGTCAAGGCGGTGCGCCAGCGCCTCTGGAACGTGCGCGGCGAAGGGCTGGAAAGCCTGCTCAGCGAAGATGCGGACCGCAAGGGCGAGCAGACCCTGGTGGTGGAAAGCCGCGCCCTGATCGTCCTGCGCCTGGCCCCCCTGCGCGAGGGCGCGGCGCAGGCCCCCCTGCGCTACGGGCAGGGGAGAATCGTGCCCTACTTCCTCAACGACCGGGGCATTGAAATCCAGGGCTACCAGGACTGGTGGATCTGCGAGCGCCTGCTGCAGCGGCGGCATGTGGTCTTTGTGGTGGCGGGCTGGCCCGCCATCGGCATGGGGCATGTTTTTCGCGCCCTTATGCTGGCGCACGAGATCACCAGCCACAAAATCACCTTTGTCTGCACCCGTGAAAGCGAACTGGCCGTGGAAAACATCGCCCGCCGCGACTACAAAATCGTCCGCCAGGGGCCGGAAGAGCTGGCCGAAACCGTGCTGCGCCTGTGCCCCGACCTGGTGGTTAACGATATCCTCAACACCACCACGGCCTATATGGCCCGGCTTACAACCGCGGGCGCGCGCTGCGTCAACTTTGAGGATGAAGGCCCCGGCGCGGGCTGGGCCCGCCTGGTGGTCAACGCCCTCTACGAGGACCAGCCCGGCGCGCAAGGCCTGCGCTGCGGGCCCGCCTACTTCTGCCTGCGGGACGAATTTCTGGCCGCCGCGCGCAATCCCTTCCGCCCGCAAGTCAAAACCGTGCTCATCACCTTCGGCGGCACGGACCAGAACGATTGCTCCCGCCGGGTGCTGGATGTCATTGAACCCATCTGCCGGGCCTACGGCATCACCATCCGCCTGGTGGCCGGGCCGGGCTACGCCCACAAAGAGGCTATGGAAGCCCACCTGGCCGCCCTTGCCAATCCCCTGGTGGAATTCACCTGGGCCACCAACGTCATGAGCCGCATGATGGAAGGCGCGGATCTGGCCATCTGCTCCGCCGGGCGCACGGTTTACGAGCTGGCCCACATGTGCGTGCCCGGCATGGTCCTGGCCCACCATGAGCGCGAGGCCCGCCACACCTTCGCTCGCCCGCGCAACGGCTTCGCCTTCCTGGGCCTTATGGACCGCGTCAGCGACGCCAAAATCCGCAACGTTTTTCTGGCCATGCTCAAAGCGCCCCGGCGGCAACGCTTCTGGAACCGGCAGAACGCCCTGGACTTCACCGCCAACAAAGCCCGCGTGGTGCGCCTGATGCTCGATCTTTTGGCCGAAGCCCCCGCCGCCGCGCCCGCCCCAGCACCCCAACCCAGAGGTTAG
- a CDS encoding DegT/DnrJ/EryC1/StrS family aminotransferase yields the protein MDLRINFSGRAIRYTEEEIAVVAEAMRHADPLTQGAYMRAFESKFAAYQGVEQGSCFTTMNGCAALEMSAQLCCFNPGDEVVMPSHTFTASAYPYVKKGARLAWADVDLHTRVVTAASIEKALTPRTKAVVVVHLYGYVADMPEIAALCQERGLILIEDAAQAIGTEVGGRKAGSFGDMAVFSFHSHKNLTTLGEGGMLYVRDPRLAALVPALRHNGHCAYDFERPDYWKPAMGNVDMPMLEGRMLQPSNYCLGEVECALGAKLLERIDQINDEKRARALRFIDGLADFPELEFHRVATQRHNYHLLAARMTAGPERRDRFIRAMFEDKGVKCVVQYIPLDRYDYYRRQGLGTAHCPNADAFFDSMVSFPFQHWMSEEDFNYMLTASREVLAALR from the coding sequence ATGGATCTCAGAATCAATTTCAGCGGCCGCGCCATCCGCTACACGGAAGAGGAAATCGCCGTGGTGGCGGAGGCCATGCGCCATGCCGATCCCCTGACTCAGGGGGCGTACATGCGCGCCTTTGAAAGCAAATTCGCCGCTTATCAGGGCGTGGAGCAAGGCAGCTGCTTCACCACCATGAACGGCTGCGCCGCCCTGGAAATGTCGGCCCAGCTCTGCTGCTTCAATCCGGGCGATGAAGTGGTCATGCCCTCGCACACCTTTACGGCCTCGGCCTACCCTTACGTCAAGAAGGGCGCGCGCCTGGCCTGGGCGGACGTGGATCTGCACACCCGCGTGGTTACGGCCGCGAGCATTGAAAAAGCGCTCACCCCCCGCACCAAGGCCGTGGTGGTGGTGCACCTCTATGGCTATGTGGCGGATATGCCGGAGATAGCCGCCCTGTGCCAGGAGCGCGGGCTGATCCTCATTGAGGATGCGGCCCAGGCCATCGGCACGGAGGTGGGCGGCCGGAAGGCCGGCAGCTTCGGGGATATGGCCGTGTTCTCCTTCCACTCGCACAAGAACCTCACCACCCTGGGCGAAGGCGGCATGCTCTATGTGCGCGACCCCAGGCTGGCGGCCCTGGTGCCCGCCTTGCGCCATAACGGCCATTGCGCCTACGATTTTGAGCGCCCCGACTACTGGAAGCCCGCCATGGGCAATGTGGATATGCCCATGCTGGAAGGCCGCATGCTCCAGCCCAGCAACTATTGCCTGGGCGAAGTGGAATGCGCCCTGGGGGCCAAGCTGCTGGAGCGCATTGACCAGATCAACGACGAAAAGCGCGCCCGGGCCCTGCGCTTTATCGACGGCCTGGCGGACTTCCCCGAGCTGGAATTCCACCGCGTGGCCACCCAGCGGCATAACTACCACCTGCTGGCCGCCCGCATGACTGCGGGGCCGGAGCGGCGCGATCGCTTTATCCGCGCCATGTTTGAGGATAAAGGCGTCAAGTGCGTGGTGCAGTATATCCCCCTGGACCGCTACGACTACTACCGGCGTCAGGGCCTGGGCACGGCCCATTGCCCCAATGCCGACGCCTTTTTTGACAGTATGGTCTCCTTCCCCTTCCAGCACTGGATGTCGGAGGAGGACTTCAACTATATGCTGACGGCCAGCCGCGAGGTTCTCGCCGCGCTGCGCTGA
- a CDS encoding iron-containing alcohol dehydrogenase family protein: MYRNAKNVGYYMIGKGSLAQLGDLLAARRKAQAGPAVFFLDHYFEGRDLASRLPAESGDKFVYVDSSEEPTTEGVDAYAAQVKDFLKGAAPCAMLAFGGGCTMDTCKCVGNLLTNPGKAEDYQGWELVKNPAPYKIAVPTLSGTGSETSRTGIVCNEARNIKLGMNSDYTMFDQVLLDPDLTASVPRNQFFYTGIDTYMHCFESITGSYRNVVVDSLAEKAIDLCKQVFLSADMMSDENREKLMIASFMGGMAAGFVGVVHPLSAGLSMVLHMHHGVANCHALSVLEDIYPQEYKAFMTMMERQGIDLPKGICNGLTEAQFDALYAASIVHEKPLTNRLGPDFKKILTKENVTARFKRM; the protein is encoded by the coding sequence ATGTACCGCAATGCAAAGAATGTGGGTTATTATATGATCGGCAAGGGTTCCCTGGCCCAGCTGGGGGATCTGCTGGCCGCGCGGCGCAAGGCGCAGGCCGGGCCTGCGGTGTTTTTTCTGGACCACTATTTTGAGGGCAGGGATCTGGCCTCCCGCCTGCCGGCAGAAAGCGGCGACAAGTTCGTCTATGTGGACAGCAGCGAGGAGCCTACCACCGAAGGCGTGGACGCCTATGCCGCGCAGGTGAAGGATTTTCTCAAAGGGGCCGCGCCCTGCGCCATGCTGGCTTTCGGCGGCGGCTGCACTATGGATACCTGCAAGTGCGTGGGCAATCTGCTGACCAACCCCGGCAAGGCGGAGGACTACCAGGGCTGGGAGCTGGTCAAGAACCCCGCGCCGTACAAAATTGCGGTGCCCACGCTTTCGGGCACAGGCTCCGAAACTTCGCGCACGGGCATTGTCTGCAACGAGGCCAGGAACATCAAGCTGGGCATGAACAGCGACTACACCATGTTCGACCAGGTGCTGCTGGACCCGGATCTGACGGCCAGCGTGCCCCGCAACCAGTTCTTCTATACGGGCATCGATACCTACATGCACTGCTTTGAGAGCATCACCGGCTCCTACCGCAACGTGGTGGTGGATTCTCTGGCGGAGAAGGCCATTGACCTTTGCAAGCAGGTCTTCCTTTCGGCGGACATGATGAGCGACGAAAACCGCGAAAAGCTCATGATCGCCTCCTTCATGGGCGGCATGGCCGCCGGATTCGTGGGCGTGGTGCATCCCCTTTCCGCCGGGCTCAGCATGGTGCTGCACATGCACCACGGCGTGGCCAACTGCCATGCCCTGAGCGTGCTGGAAGACATTTATCCGCAGGAATACAAAGCCTTCATGACCATGATGGAGCGCCAGGGCATTGACCTGCCCAAGGGCATCTGCAACGGGCTTACGGAGGCCCAGTTCGACGCCCTGTACGCGGCCAGCATTGTGCACGAAAAGCCCCTGACCAACCGCCTGGGGCCGGATTTCAAGAAGATCCTCACCAAGGAGAACGTCACGGCCCGCTTCAAGCGCATGTAA
- a CDS encoding NADPH-dependent FMN reductase: MADLTFVGISGSLRKASRNTGLLRCCAAHLPAGVRMEIADISALPFYNADLEKPKAAQDLIDLVSGADALVLACPEYNYSLAPALKNALDWLSREPDLAPLNGKAACLLGAGGGMGTSRSQYHLRQVCVYLNLRLLNKPELFSNAFTPAFADNGDVQDQGLSKQAAGLMQALADWTRQLRP; encoded by the coding sequence ATGGCTGATCTTACTTTTGTGGGCATTTCCGGCAGCTTGCGCAAGGCTTCGCGCAATACGGGGCTGCTGCGCTGCTGCGCTGCCCACCTGCCTGCGGGCGTGCGGATGGAAATTGCCGACATCAGCGCCTTGCCCTTTTATAACGCCGACCTGGAAAAGCCCAAGGCCGCGCAGGATCTGATTGATCTGGTCAGCGGGGCGGACGCCCTGGTGCTGGCTTGCCCGGAATACAACTATTCGCTGGCCCCGGCCCTGAAAAACGCCCTGGACTGGCTTTCGCGCGAGCCCGACCTGGCCCCGCTCAACGGCAAGGCGGCCTGCCTGCTGGGCGCGGGCGGCGGCATGGGCACCAGCCGCAGCCAGTACCATCTGCGGCAGGTCTGCGTGTACCTGAACCTGCGCCTGCTGAACAAGCCTGAGCTGTTCTCCAACGCCTTTACCCCGGCTTTTGCGGACAACGGCGACGTGCAGGACCAGGGGCTGAGCAAACAGGCGGCCGGGCTCATGCAGGCCCTGGCGGACTGGACCCGGCAGCTGCGGCCTTAA